AATTTAAGAGGTTTCCAAAGTGAAAATATTGCGGTTATGATCAACGGAGTGCCAATCAATGGAATGGAAAATGGTAAAGTTTACTGGTCTAACTGGGCTGGTTTATCCGATGTTACAAGATCTATGCAGGTGCAAAGAGGTTTGGGAGCATCAAAAGTTGCCGTACCTTCTGTTGGCGGTACTATAAATATCACAACCAGGACAATAGATGTAATTAAGGGAGGCTCCATTTTTCAGGGTATAGGTAATGATGGTTATAGTAAGACTACTTTTACTTATTCTTCAGGCTTGATGGATAATGGCTGGGCTTTTACGATATTAGGCGGTAGAAATGTAGGTAAAGGCTGGGCTGATGGTTTAGATTACGAAGGATATAATTATTTCTTTAATGTATCTAAAAAGATAAACCAAAAACATACGCTGGCTTTAACGGCTTTTGGAGCACCGCAAACCCATGCCCAAAGATATGACAGGTTGTATATTAATGAGTATAGAGATGCTGCGCAAGGAATTAAATATAACCCGAATTGGGGATATTATAATGGGGAGTTTAAATCTTTAAGCGTTAATAAGTATCATAAACCGCAAATTTCATTAAACCATAACTGGACAATAGATGAAACATCTTTCTTGTCGACTTCAGTTTATGGATCTGTAGCTTCAGGAGGTGGTATTGCATACACCGGAAGTTTGAAGTTTAACGATTTTAGAACGAATGGCGCTTATTCTCCGGTAAATATTGATGCAATTGCTCAGAAAAACATAGCAAATCAAGACGGTAGTGCTCTTGGATATATGAGAAACTCTGTAAATGACCATCAGTGGTATGGTATCTTAAGTACTTATACTAAAAAACTGAATGATAAATTTGATATTCTGGCTGGTATCGACGGCAGATATTACAGAGGTAAACATTATCAATTAGTTGATGATTTGTTGGGTGCTTCTTATGTAGCTGATAATACCAATAAAAATAACCCTTTTAACAGAGCAAAAACCGGAGATAAAATAGCTTTTAACAATGATGGCGTTATCGGCTGGGAGGGCGCGTTTGTTCAGGGAGAGTATTCAGAAGGACCGGTTTCAGCGTTTGTATCTTTATCCGGATCTAATACATCCTACCAGCGCATAGATTATTTCATGTTCTTAAATTCTGATCCGAACCAAAAATCTAAAAAAGTGAACATATTCGGTTTCCAGACCAAAGGTGGGATAAACTATAACCTAACGGAAAAACATAATGTATTCGCTAATATCGGTTATTTTGAAAAGGCACCGTTTTTCAATGCCGTTTTCATGAACAACTCCAATACGGTTAATAATAATTTTAAAAGAGAGAAAATTGCCAGTTATGAACTTGGCTACGGTTTTAGAACTTCTGCGTTTTCTGCAAATCTAAATTTATATTATACCGATTGGAAAGATAAATCTTTCACCAGATCTTTTAGCCGTGGAGAGGAGCGTTTCTTTGGTAATTTTTCTGGTGTAAATGCACTTCATAAAGGAGTAGAGCTAGATTTTGCATACAGGCCGACTAATAAATTTACAATGAAAGGTATGCTTTCGGTTGGAGACTGGAAATGGACAAATAACTTACAAAAGTTAGAGATATATGATGATCAACAACAAGTTGTCGATACTTATGGCCCGGTTTATATGAAAGGATTGAAAGTAGGGGATTCCCCTCAAACTACTTTGGCTTTAGGAGCAAATTATGATCTTTTTGAGAATTTCAAAATAGGTATTGATTATAACTACTATGCAAATTATTCTTCAGATTTCAATCCTACGACTTTATTAAAGGAGAATTTGGTTGCATGGAAAGTGCCTAATTATTCGCTTTTAGATGTAAATGCTGTTTTCAAAATGAAAATCGCGGGTTTAAATACATCATTATTTGCTAATGTAAATAACCTGTTTAATACAGAATATATTTCTGATGGCTATGCAAACTTTCAAAATGGAATAAGTAACGCCGCAAATACACAAGTGTTTTACGGAACTGGTAGAACTTGGACAACGGGTTTAAAAGTTAACTTTTAATCAAGAATAAATCATTAATAATGAAAAAGATATTCAATATAGCAGCTTTGATAGCTACCATTGCTTTAGCGCAGGCATGTGATCCGATGAAGGATACTTATGCGGAGTTAGATATAAATAAAATTGATAGAGCCGGAGTTAGGGAAATGACATTAGAGTTGACTGATGCCGATTATTCAACATTTAAAAAATCCTCTGGTTATACAGAGAAAAATAAAGCTTTCAGTAGTGAAGATTCTGCGAAAATCCTTATTCCAGAGCTATTAAACAGTAAGTACAAATATTTGGAGGAAACTTCTACTATTAACGTTACTTATAATCTAAATAATGTGAATACGAAGATGAATCCTACTGTTGGACATACTTTAACCATGGCAGATTATTTGGCGGTAAATGGTGCAACTAATGGTCAGCCAAGCGTACCGAAATTTACGACGTTGAACTCTGCATCCAGTATTATAAAAGCGGCGGAGGCTATAAATAAAACTCCCAAAAATGGTGATGTTTTACAGTTGACGTTTGCCTGGAATAGTAAGCCCGTGAAAGATTCTACGGCAACAGTTCTTTATTTTGATGGTGCCTGGGCTATTGCTTATACGCTTCTGGCAACAGATTATACCATTATGACTCAAGCTAATTCGAATTTTAGCTCAGCAGCTGTGGCAAATACATTTATTCCAATTTTTATAGCTAATAAGTTCCCATATTCTGTAGTAGAAGGTTCTATACAACCTGTACTTTATACTATGTATAACGGTACAGGAAACCCAACAACCACAGAGGTTTGTTTATTGAAATATGTATCAGGGAAATGGATTGTTATTAATGGGACGGTTAAGTACGCTTCGAAATTTGCTGTTAAAAGCGGTAAATGGGTACCAGACAATACCATAAAACATAAATTGATTACTGACGATTATAAAATAACTATAGCTGGATTATCTAAAACGGAATTGCCGACAGCATCTGAAAATATTGCGAAATATGGTAATTTTGATATGAGATATTGGAACGACCAACAAATAGAAAAATATTTAGGCTTGTTTGCAGGAGTGAGATTCCCCGATGCAATTACTGATCAGAAATGTGAATTAACCTATGTTACTTTTTCACCGTCTGCAACTTTAGTGAAAGTATTTGTTAAAAATGCGGAAGGTAAGTTTGAGATTATAAAATAGTATTAATTTTAAAATCAATTCGAATAAAATCCGGATCTATAGATCCGGATTTTATTATTTTGAGCTATTACTATTTCTTACTTTTGCTACTTCAGCAACACTGATTGCAGAAGATTTATTATCAAAGTTATTCCTGATAAACGTTAAAATGTCTGCGATTTGCTGATTGCTCAGATAATTGAAAGCAGGCATTGGATTTGAATATTCCTCTCCATCTATTTCAATGGGTTCGTTAAGCCCTTTTAATAGAATATTGATCAGTCGGGTCTTATCACCATTTACATATTCTGTTTTTCTTAAGGGCGGATTTAAATTAGGTACGCCATTTCCGTCTGCCTGATGACAAACCATGCAATGTTGCGTGTATAATGCCTTACCGCTGTCAAATGACTTCTTGAAGCCCGAAGTTGTCATCGTATTAGATTGTGTTGGCGTAGCTTTTTTTTGCTGTGCCAACACAAAAAGACTTGTGAACGAAAGTGTTGCTGTTAAAAGAAGGCTTAAGGTTTTATTTGCCATTATAACTTATTTTAAAGATTGTACCTTTTTTATCGTCTGTTACATATATCGATCCATCAGGACCCTGGGCCAGGCCGCAAGGTCTGTACACTGCTTGTGATGCTGATGTAATATTGTCTGATCCGGCAAAACCGTTAGCGAAAAACTCCCAGTTTCCAGATGGTTTACCATTTTTAAAGGGAACAAAAGCTACAAAGAAACCTTCCTGTTTTTCCGGTGCTCTGTTCCATGATCCGTGAAAGGCTATAAATGCGCCGTTTCGATATTTCTCGGGAAATTGAGATCCTGTGTAAAATAATAAGCCGTTAGGTGCCAGATGCGCTGGAAAAGCAACAACTGGATTAATGTATGAAGCATCGGCAGCTTTTTTACCATCTCCACCATATTCAGGAGCCAGCATGTTTTTCTTCTGAAACGGATCGTAGTAGGCAAAAGGCCAGCCTGCATTATCTCCTTTTTTTAGTTCGTACATACATTCCGCTGGCAGCTCTGCATTGGTTTTAGCATCAAATAAATCCGGAAATAAAGTGTTTAATTGGTCGCGGCCATGTTGCATTACAAATAGGCTGTTGGTTGTGTTGTTCCAATCTAATCCTACAACATTTCTTAATCCAGTGGCGTAGCGGGTACCTTGTCCATAGCTTTGGTTTAATTTGTTTGCTTTAAACTGCCAGATTCCTCCTGCCGAATCCAATAATGGACATCCCGGAACTCCTAAAGAACCTGGTTTGCGGTCTTCCTGCTGACAAGAGTTGGAATAAGCACCTATATTTACATAGATGTTATCATTGTTGTCGATAACGATAGATTTTGTTTCGTGTTGTCTGCCCATCTTTAGTCCGGTAATAATCTTTTCCGGATGTTCGGTATCTGCTACTTCGTTATTCGCGTTTAATTTATATCTGAATACTTCCTGATTAGAAGAGGTATATAAATAACCATTCTTGGTATAGATTCCGGTTCCGCCGTAGTTCCCAAAGCCTTTGATGACTTCATATTTACCATCTGCATTTGTGTCTTTAAGATAAAGTACTCCTTTGCTGTCAACCGCCCGGGCAAGTTTAACATACATACTCCCGTCGGGATTTATTGTAAGGTGCCTTGGTTTACCCAAATTTTCTGCTACTATGGCTGTTGTGAATCCTTGTGGTAAGGATATTTTGACATTTCCTGCGACTGGTATTTTATTGCCGTCGACTATATTTTGCGCGTAAGAGCAGGCCAGTAACGATACGGCCAAACTAAAAGTTAATATGCTTTTTTTCATTTTATTTTATTTATCTGATAAGGTTTCTTGTATCCTGAGGTAACTTTTCCATAAAAAACATTCCTTTTTGCAATATTAATCTCGCCATCTCCTCCTTCGGTTATGAAAAGTTTTATGTCTTTGGTAGCGTTTTCTATAACTTCAACACGATCAACTTTCGCACCAACCTGTATAGCTGTTTCGAGCTTCCATTTTAATCCTCCGTCGTTTGTTATGTAGGTTTTTATTTTATTCTCGTTTGGAATATAAACTCTAAAAGAGTTCGCTCCAATCTTTTCTAATTCTCTGGGATCTCTTAAATCCCTGATTTCATTTCCCGGAGATTGAATAGTTGCGAAGACCCATGATTTTCCATTCCAAGTAGCACTTCCGGGACCACCATTTAATTGGTTGTCAAAATAAATTAAAGGCCAGCCGTTATCCTTATAATGTACAGAGACCTGCAGGCCTGCTAAATGTCCTTTTTCCGGAATACCAGTATCCAGCACCATACAATATTTATCCATTTCTTCGGTATCTATTGTTTCTCCTAAATCTACATCATTGATATTATATAAATGGTCATTAGACGGATCAAGATAGGCATAATATACATTACGTCCATAAGTAGCATGCGCATGTTTTCCGAGCTTTTCTCCGGCTATAGTCCAGGCCAAATGTATTTTTCCTTTTTGATTACCATGAGCAGGTTGATAACTGACCTTTCCGTTATAAATCTCCATCATATTGTCGGTTTTTCTTGGATATGGATCAATAGCCATCTGCTTTGTCCAGTTTTTTCCTGAATCCGTCGACTTTACAAATCGATAAGGTCTGTCATCGGAATATTTGTTGTTTTGTCTGGTTTCTCTGTAAAATACGTAAAATGTTCCTTTTTGGGTAATTATCGGAGCGGGGTAAGAGGCTTTCTCTGCAATGTCTATAAAACTATCTTTCCATTCTCCGTCAATGCTTAAGGGGGAAGGAGAAACCGTCATTTTTAAAGTAGAGTTATGACATCCATAAAATATATAAATTTTTCCATCTTTACCCTTTAACATTCCCGGATAATTATGTTTGTCTACAAAAGGAGAATTCCCTACTACTTTATCCACGGACCATGTTTTCGTTCTGTGATCGTATTCTTTTACTACGGCGCTGCTACTTGCTCCCATCCACGTGACAAAGGTTTTATTCGCCTGTTTATCATAAAAACCTATGTTAATTGGTCTTTGATCTGAACGGGTATTGGCTTTTTCACTTAAAAGCGAAACAGACACCTTTTGTGTTGAACAGCCCACAATGAAAAAGCATATATAGGCTAATGGGAGATATAATCTGAAATATTGAGGTTTCATGTATGGTGATAAAGATATTTTCAAATATATCTTTACTGAGAGCTTTTTTATTTAATTTATTTGGCAATTCATACAATATAATTGGCTAAAGCAGTTTAATAAAAAGCCAAAAAAGCATCATGAAGTGATATCTAATCTACTAACTTTGGGATTATGTTTTCTTTACCAGGAAGACGATAAACCAAATAATACCCAAAATCATGAAAAGAGGATCGATCGTTTTTAATAAAGGGATAACTTTTTTGTTAACCTTGTTGATTATTACGCTGTCTTGCTCGTCTTCTAAAGAGGAGACTGCTCCGGAAAAGGAAAAAACAGAGGAAACTGTAGATAAAGCGGATAATGATAAGGATGACCCTTCTAAAGAAGAGCCAAACTCAGGCCAGCCACCAAAGGAAGATCCTCCTAAAGAAAACCCAGGAAGCGGAACTGTTAATAACGCCGCTACGCTAAGTGCAACGGCTAGCTCTGGGAGTGCTTATCCTCTTTTTACTGGGGCTTTTGCCCATGAAAATCCAGATTGTGTACATAGTCCATTTGGGCCACATGTTACACAGGCGTTTGATTCGGATTTAAATAAAAATGTATTTGTTTTCCATAGTCATATCATTGATGATAATGACAGATGTACCAATTTTGACAGGGTAAGAATGGAGATTAAGGGAAGCAACAGCAAAACGGAACACAAGGAGAATGAAATGGGGTATTACAGATGGAAGTTCAGGCTGCCTGCTGATTTTGTAGGGTCTAATACATTCTGTCATATTTTCCAGATCAAAGCAAAAAGTGGTGATGCCGGAGCCCCTTTGATTACTATTACGCCGAGAGCTTCGGTCCTGGAAGTTATTCATGATGCCGGTGAGAGTAAAGCCAATAGTTTAGGAAAGGTTATTTCTGTTCCGTTGGCTCCTTTTAAGGGTGCCTGGGTGGAGGCTTATGTAAAATACAAGAGCAGCGATAATGGTTCTTTTGAAATCGTATTAACGAGGGTGAGTGACGGTGTTACTTTGTTAAGTTACAGCAAGGCTAGTGGCATAGATATGTGGCGTACGGGCGACAATCAGGTGAATCGGGGAAAATGGGGAGTATACAGGTCTAAAGGTGATGGAAAAACTGTGTTAAAGGATGAACAGGTTAAATTTGCGGATTTTTGTGTGTCGGAAACGAGTGAGGCGGAGTGTCCGAGTAGTAAGTAGTAAGTAGTAAGTAGTAAGTAGTAAGTAGTAAGTAGTAAGTAGTAAGTAGTAAGTAGAAGGTAGAAGGTACGGTATCTGCTTTGCCAATATGGTTTATTAATACGCCAATAAGTCTAATTGGTTTAAGAAATAAAAAGTGCTAATTGCATATTGAATTTCCTGAGTTTTTAGGAGATTGGGATTATTAACTGTTAATTAACTGTCTGAATATAATTTGAGTTTCGAACTTCTCATTTCATATTTAGGCAGTTTCTTTTTTGAAGAAGGTATAATAAGTTGTTAACCAAAATATGCGAAAACTTTATTTTTTAGCTCTAACCTCTTTTTTAGCTGTTGCAAATGCCAATGCACAGCAGCATGATAAAACTTTAAAATTGTGGTACGATGCACCGTCCAGAAACTGGAATGAGGCTCTGCCTATTGGCAATGGCCGTTTGGGTGCTATGGTATTTGGAAATCCTGATCGGGAGAAAATCCAGCTAAATGAAGAGACAGTTTGGTCTGGTGGACCTAATACTAATATTACAGCTGAGT
This genomic interval from Pseudopedobacter saltans DSM 12145 contains the following:
- a CDS encoding TonB-dependent receptor; its protein translation is MEKRLQRGASSLKRLVAFFVLLLLANVTMAQITLKGKVVDAVTKEPLTGAAVTIKGSTIGTTADIEGEFTLKVKETPVVLVVGFVSYNSKEVNITAKGNAVLPAIELESNITTMSEIVVKANSVAIDRKTPVAVSTITSAVIEEKLGSQEFPELLKSTPGVYATRVGGGFGDSRINLRGFQSENIAVMINGVPINGMENGKVYWSNWAGLSDVTRSMQVQRGLGASKVAVPSVGGTINITTRTIDVIKGGSIFQGIGNDGYSKTTFTYSSGLMDNGWAFTILGGRNVGKGWADGLDYEGYNYFFNVSKKINQKHTLALTAFGAPQTHAQRYDRLYINEYRDAAQGIKYNPNWGYYNGEFKSLSVNKYHKPQISLNHNWTIDETSFLSTSVYGSVASGGGIAYTGSLKFNDFRTNGAYSPVNIDAIAQKNIANQDGSALGYMRNSVNDHQWYGILSTYTKKLNDKFDILAGIDGRYYRGKHYQLVDDLLGASYVADNTNKNNPFNRAKTGDKIAFNNDGVIGWEGAFVQGEYSEGPVSAFVSLSGSNTSYQRIDYFMFLNSDPNQKSKKVNIFGFQTKGGINYNLTEKHNVFANIGYFEKAPFFNAVFMNNSNTVNNNFKREKIASYELGYGFRTSAFSANLNLYYTDWKDKSFTRSFSRGEERFFGNFSGVNALHKGVELDFAYRPTNKFTMKGMLSVGDWKWTNNLQKLEIYDDQQQVVDTYGPVYMKGLKVGDSPQTTLALGANYDLFENFKIGIDYNYYANYSSDFNPTTLLKENLVAWKVPNYSLLDVNAVFKMKIAGLNTSLFANVNNLFNTEYISDGYANFQNGISNAANTQVFYGTGRTWTTGLKVNF
- a CDS encoding c-type cytochrome is translated as MANKTLSLLLTATLSFTSLFVLAQQKKATPTQSNTMTTSGFKKSFDSGKALYTQHCMVCHQADGNGVPNLNPPLRKTEYVNGDKTRLINILLKGLNEPIEIDGEEYSNPMPAFNYLSNQQIADILTFIRNNFDNKSSAISVAEVAKVRNSNSSK
- a CDS encoding PQQ-dependent sugar dehydrogenase; protein product: MKKSILTFSLAVSLLACSYAQNIVDGNKIPVAGNVKISLPQGFTTAIVAENLGKPRHLTINPDGSMYVKLARAVDSKGVLYLKDTNADGKYEVIKGFGNYGGTGIYTKNGYLYTSSNQEVFRYKLNANNEVADTEHPEKIITGLKMGRQHETKSIVIDNNDNIYVNIGAYSNSCQQEDRKPGSLGVPGCPLLDSAGGIWQFKANKLNQSYGQGTRYATGLRNVVGLDWNNTTNSLFVMQHGRDQLNTLFPDLFDAKTNAELPAECMYELKKGDNAGWPFAYYDPFQKKNMLAPEYGGDGKKAADASYINPVVAFPAHLAPNGLLFYTGSQFPEKYRNGAFIAFHGSWNRAPEKQEGFFVAFVPFKNGKPSGNWEFFANGFAGSDNITSASQAVYRPCGLAQGPDGSIYVTDDKKGTIFKISYNGK
- a CDS encoding BNR-4 repeat-containing protein, yielding MKPQYFRLYLPLAYICFFIVGCSTQKVSVSLLSEKANTRSDQRPINIGFYDKQANKTFVTWMGASSSAVVKEYDHRTKTWSVDKVVGNSPFVDKHNYPGMLKGKDGKIYIFYGCHNSTLKMTVSPSPLSIDGEWKDSFIDIAEKASYPAPIITQKGTFYVFYRETRQNNKYSDDRPYRFVKSTDSGKNWTKQMAIDPYPRKTDNMMEIYNGKVSYQPAHGNQKGKIHLAWTIAGEKLGKHAHATYGRNVYYAYLDPSNDHLYNINDVDLGETIDTEEMDKYCMVLDTGIPEKGHLAGLQVSVHYKDNGWPLIYFDNQLNGGPGSATWNGKSWVFATIQSPGNEIRDLRDPRELEKIGANSFRVYIPNENKIKTYITNDGGLKWKLETAIQVGAKVDRVEVIENATKDIKLFITEGGDGEINIAKRNVFYGKVTSGYKKPYQINKIK
- a CDS encoding heparin lyase I family protein: MKRGSIVFNKGITFLLTLLIITLSCSSSKEETAPEKEKTEETVDKADNDKDDPSKEEPNSGQPPKEDPPKENPGSGTVNNAATLSATASSGSAYPLFTGAFAHENPDCVHSPFGPHVTQAFDSDLNKNVFVFHSHIIDDNDRCTNFDRVRMEIKGSNSKTEHKENEMGYYRWKFRLPADFVGSNTFCHIFQIKAKSGDAGAPLITITPRASVLEVIHDAGESKANSLGKVISVPLAPFKGAWVEAYVKYKSSDNGSFEIVLTRVSDGVTLLSYSKASGIDMWRTGDNQVNRGKWGVYRSKGDGKTVLKDEQVKFADFCVSETSEAECPSSK